A genomic stretch from Lathyrus oleraceus cultivar Zhongwan6 chromosome 2, CAAS_Psat_ZW6_1.0, whole genome shotgun sequence includes:
- the LOC127123346 gene encoding uncharacterized protein LOC127123346: MERELGKDAADVKEVMDLIKAAWLLKTVAGFSQCYEGLVKEFIVNIPEDIFDKNSKEFYKVYVRGRNNEGAGELEVTDNQVCREITTRQVKVLPVKRHLPAGKLTVKYAILHKIRAANWVPTNHISTIANTLGRFIFAVGTKVKFDYGRFMFDQIIKHATTNVVKLLIAFSSMICGIILNQHPGILCSNDLPSRRKPALSVHYKLFEGSHVEDIVMTSAMKRSASKVGAIAELKETCKELGEGIRAEGENVEHANVSHEEEAEAHTSRERSANNDDASGNSASGADEEAANSSSTE; this comes from the exons ATGGAAAGGGAATTGGGAAAAGATGCTGCTGATgtcaaggaggtcatggacctgataaAAGCTGCTTGGCTTTTGAAGACTGTTGCTGGGTTCTCTCAATGCTACGAAGGTCTAGTCAAGGAATTTATTGTTAATATTCCTGAGGATATTTTTGATAAGAACAGTAAGGAGTTCTACAAGGTGTATGTGAGGG GCAGAAATAATGAGGGTGCAGGAGAATTAGAAGTTACAGACAATCAGGTCTGTAGGGAGATTACAACTAGGCAAGTGAAAGTTTTGCCTGTTAAAAGGCATCTTCCTGCTGGGAAGTTGACTGTCAAGTATGCTATCCTGCATAAAATAAGAGCTGCTAACTGGGTCCCTACCAACCATATCTCCACCATTGCTAATACTCTTGGGAGGTTTATTTTTGCTGTTGGGACAAAAGTGAaatttgactatggtagatttatgtttgatCAAATCATCAAGCATGCAACTACTAATGTAGTTAAGCTGCTAATTGCTTTTTCCTCTATGATATGTGGAATTATCTTGAACCAACATCCTGGTATTCTGTGCTCAAATGATTTACCTAGTAGGAGAAAACCAGCTCTGTCTGTGCACTACAAACTCTTTGAAGGTAGTCATGTCGaggatattgtcatgacatctgccatgAAGAGGTCAGCCTCAAAAGTTGGAGCAATTGCTGAGCTTAAGGAGACATGCAAAGAGCTAGGTGAAGGAATTAGG GCTGAGGGTGAAAATGTTGAACATGCTAATGTCAGCCATGAAGAAGAAGCTGAAGCCCATACCTCTAGGGAGAGGTCTGCTAACAATGATGATGCAAGTGGCAATTCTGCTTCTGGTGCTGATGAAGAGGCTGCAAACTCAAGCTCTACTGAGTAG